A stretch of DNA from Henriciella sp. AS95:
GCTTCGTGACCATCGCCATTCTCGAGACGCGGAAGGTGCCAGGCGGCATTCTGCTCGGCATGCTGGGCATTACCATTCTGGGCATGCTGCTCGGCGTTGCCGAACCCAGCGGCATCGTCTCCGCACCGCCATCGATTGCGCCAACCTTCCTGCAGCTCGACTGGGCAAAAGCCTTCGAAGTCGCGCTCATCGCCGTGGTCATCTCCTTCCTTTTCGTCGACATGTTCGACACAGCTGGCACACTCGTATCTGTTGCGCACAAGGCAGGCCTTCTGGACGAAAACGGACACGTCAAAAACCTTCGCAAGGCGCTGCTGGCCGATAGTACCTCCACGATGATCGGGGCGGCACTCGGCACCTCATCGGCAACCTCCTATGTCGAGAGCATCGCAGGCGTGAATGCAGGCGGCCGGACAGGCCTGACCGCGATTGTTGTCGGCATCATGTTTCTGGTGGCGCTGTTCTTTGCTCCGCTCGCCGGCGCGATCCAATCCTATGCGACAGGGCCTGCCCTGGTTTTTGTCGGGTGCGTTATGGTGGGCGCGCTTGCGGATATCGATTGGGACGACGCAACCTGCTACGTGCCGTCGGTCATTACCGCCGTTGCGATGCCGCTGACCTATTCGATTGCGACCGGCCTCGGCCTTGGCTTCATCGCTTACACCGCAATCAAGATCGGTTCAGGCAAGTGGAAAGAGCTTAGCGTCGGCGTCATTGTCCTGGCAGCCCTGTTCCTGGCCAAGTTCATCTTCCTGGATGCGGCATGAGCGAGGCTGAGGCTCCGCGAAAGCCTTCGCCCACGCCTCTCATGACGGCTGAACAACGCCGCGATCCTGACTACTTCCCCGGCTTCGCCGCCGCGATCCCTCTGAGCATCCAACACATATTGGCGATGTTCATCTCGAATGTGACGCCGGCCATCATTGTCGCGGGTGCGGCTGGGTTCGGGTATGGGTCGCCTGACATCTCGGCCCTTCTCTACATGATCCAGATGTCGATGCTGTTTGCAGGCGCGGCGACGCTTTTGCAGACGATCGGCTTTGGGCCGGTCGGGTCGCAGCTTCCAATCGTGCAGGGCACCAGCTTCGCTTTCCTTCCGATCATGATTCCATTGGTGGCCGGCAAGGGCGTTGAGGCCATGGCGGTGCTCACGACAGGCGCGCTATTCGGCGGGCTATTTCACGCTGGCCTCAGCATCTTCGTGAAACGCCTGCGCTTTGCCTTTCCGCCACTGGTAACAGGT
This window harbors:
- a CDS encoding NCS2 family permease → MLDRFFGLQARGTTVRTEVVAGLTTFLSMSYIIFVNPDILSQAGMDPGAVFVATCLAAAVGSLIMGAYANYPIAIAPGMGLNAFFTYGVVIGMGVAWQTALMAVFMSGTIFVILSLLPVREWIINSIPMELKLAIGAGIGFFLIIIGLTSVGIVVDNPATLVGLGDLSATPTLLAILCFVTIAILETRKVPGGILLGMLGITILGMLLGVAEPSGIVSAPPSIAPTFLQLDWAKAFEVALIAVVISFLFVDMFDTAGTLVSVAHKAGLLDENGHVKNLRKALLADSTSTMIGAALGTSSATSYVESIAGVNAGGRTGLTAIVVGIMFLVALFFAPLAGAIQSYATGPALVFVGCVMVGALADIDWDDATCYVPSVITAVAMPLTYSIATGLGLGFIAYTAIKIGSGKWKELSVGVIVLAALFLAKFIFLDAA